A genomic stretch from Antarcticibacterium flavum includes:
- a CDS encoding glucoamylase family protein, with translation MKRIGFIMVLMVFIGCSNDDGPGYQEPYVPGTGGEKEEPLADDELLELVQETTFKYFWDFAGTNSGLAKERSQADAYGGQGSNIVTIGGSGFGIAAFPVAVERGWISREQAVQRLDKVLDFLETVPTYHGAFSHWYLDNTAQTRPFSSMDDGGDLVETAFLMQGLLIARQYFSNEPEIVDRITALWEAVEWDWYTKGENVLYWHWSPTYNFQMNLRIQGWNESLIVYVLAASSPTHPIEPQVYYQGWASNGNMVNNRQHYGINLPLGPAFGGPLFFAHYSFIGLDPRNLTDRYANYWEQNRSHTLIHYNYAIDNPKNFEGYGENSWGFTASDNYQGYSAHSPANDIGVITPTAALSSFPYTPEESMKALRYFYEELGNRLWGPYGFYDAFSEEEGWFANGYLAIDQGPIIAMIENHRTGLLWELFMQDEEVQEGLDKLEFTY, from the coding sequence ATGAAAAGAATAGGGTTTATAATGGTATTGATGGTTTTCATTGGCTGCTCAAATGATGATGGCCCCGGTTATCAGGAACCGTATGTTCCCGGTACCGGAGGAGAAAAGGAGGAACCCTTAGCCGATGATGAGTTGCTGGAATTGGTACAGGAAACCACTTTTAAATATTTCTGGGATTTTGCAGGAACAAACTCAGGATTGGCCAAAGAACGCTCCCAGGCCGATGCCTATGGAGGCCAGGGTAGTAATATTGTAACTATTGGTGGGTCAGGTTTTGGAATAGCAGCCTTCCCGGTGGCGGTGGAGCGGGGTTGGATAAGCAGGGAACAGGCCGTTCAAAGATTGGATAAGGTCCTGGATTTTCTCGAAACTGTACCTACTTACCACGGGGCTTTTTCCCACTGGTACTTGGATAACACTGCGCAAACCCGGCCATTTAGCAGTATGGATGATGGAGGTGACCTGGTAGAAACAGCCTTTTTAATGCAGGGCCTATTGATTGCCAGGCAATATTTTTCCAATGAACCTGAAATTGTAGACCGCATCACAGCATTATGGGAGGCGGTAGAATGGGATTGGTATACCAAAGGTGAAAATGTACTTTACTGGCACTGGTCTCCTACTTATAATTTTCAAATGAACCTTAGGATACAGGGCTGGAATGAGTCTTTAATCGTATATGTGCTTGCAGCTTCTTCCCCTACACATCCTATAGAACCGCAAGTTTATTACCAGGGATGGGCATCAAACGGAAATATGGTGAACAACAGGCAACACTATGGGATCAATCTCCCTCTTGGACCTGCTTTTGGTGGGCCATTATTCTTTGCTCATTATTCCTTTATTGGGCTGGATCCAAGGAATCTTACAGATAGATATGCGAATTACTGGGAACAAAATCGTTCCCACACTCTTATACATTATAATTACGCGATAGATAATCCAAAGAATTTCGAAGGCTATGGAGAAAATTCCTGGGGATTCACGGCCAGTGACAATTACCAGGGATATTCTGCTCACAGTCCGGCCAATGATATTGGAGTGATTACTCCAACCGCGGCTTTATCTTCTTTTCCATATACGCCTGAAGAATCTATGAAAGCCCTGAGATATTTTTATGAGGAACTGGGCAACAGGCTTTGGGGCCCCTATGGTTTCTATGATGCATTTTCTGAAGAAGAAGGCTGGTTTGCCAATGGATACCTGGCAATTGACCAGGGACCTATTATTGCTATGATAGAGAATCACAGGACAGGATTGCTTTGGGAGCTGTTTATGCAGGATGAGGAGGTACAGGAAGGGCTTGATAAACTGGAGTTTACTTATTAA
- a CDS encoding LamG-like jellyroll fold domain-containing protein yields the protein MKNYIKSSFYLLFLVFGFSSCEYDGIDPITPVDPGPDAGAPVVRIISPNEGSTIQVPEAVASVNIRFEVEDDIEVESVEVLVNGNQIATFDEFLDYRIVKRNVVFDQVTNGEHTLTVRATDIAGNTTSQTVNFSKEPPYSPKYAGEFFYMPFDGDFMELVNIYTAEEIGSPTFSTAAFLGTGAYRGVADSYVTVPLNEEDLGDEFTATFWYNMSAEVTRAGILTAAASQNDFSQGFRLFREGSGTTQTIKLNVGTGTGDRWNDGGAVEVTGEWVHIAVSISPTESVIYVNGMPLRIADMPGAIDWTGVDELTIGSGGENFDIYNHRSDVNSLVDELRLFNMVLTQGDIQDLISASAVTLHMPFDGNYREQVSNREVTVVGSPGFAGESVVGSDAYAGAEGSYLTLPSEGLLSDEFSATFWYNVNASPDRAGIIVIGPEDADNAGFPGTQNDRTSGLRFFRENGAAGTQRFKLNVGNGSADTWVDGGEAADVANDAGWVHLAFTISSNTATVYINGEPVRESTFSGIDWTGTDIVSIMSGAPRFTEWGHLSDQSYMDDLRFYNKALTQEEIQENMDSE from the coding sequence TCGTTTTTGGATTTTCATCCTGCGAGTATGATGGAATTGATCCTATAACCCCGGTAGATCCGGGACCCGATGCAGGTGCTCCGGTAGTGCGAATAATATCGCCAAATGAGGGATCAACTATACAGGTGCCAGAGGCAGTTGCCAGCGTAAATATTCGTTTCGAAGTGGAAGATGATATTGAAGTAGAGTCTGTGGAAGTCCTTGTGAACGGAAACCAGATCGCTACCTTCGATGAGTTTTTGGATTACCGTATCGTAAAGCGAAACGTGGTTTTTGACCAGGTAACCAATGGAGAACATACGTTAACTGTGCGGGCAACCGATATTGCAGGCAATACAACAAGTCAAACTGTGAACTTTAGCAAAGAACCTCCTTATTCTCCAAAATATGCGGGAGAGTTCTTCTATATGCCTTTTGATGGTGACTTTATGGAGCTCGTTAATATTTATACTGCAGAGGAAATTGGTTCTCCAACCTTTTCTACTGCTGCATTCCTTGGAACCGGAGCCTATAGAGGGGTTGCCGATTCCTATGTAACTGTCCCACTTAATGAAGAAGATCTTGGGGATGAATTTACCGCAACCTTTTGGTACAATATGAGTGCAGAGGTTACTCGTGCAGGAATTTTAACCGCTGCGGCAAGTCAAAACGATTTCAGTCAGGGTTTCCGCCTGTTTAGAGAAGGATCTGGTACAACACAAACAATTAAACTCAACGTTGGTACGGGAACCGGGGATCGCTGGAATGATGGGGGAGCCGTTGAAGTAACAGGAGAATGGGTGCACATTGCAGTTAGTATTAGCCCAACAGAATCTGTTATATACGTAAATGGTATGCCATTACGCATTGCAGATATGCCTGGTGCTATCGATTGGACCGGAGTGGACGAATTAACCATAGGTTCTGGTGGTGAAAATTTTGATATCTATAATCATCGATCAGACGTTAACAGTCTTGTGGATGAGTTGAGACTATTCAACATGGTTTTAACCCAGGGCGATATTCAGGATTTAATAAGCGCCTCAGCCGTTACCCTTCATATGCCTTTTGATGGAAATTACAGGGAGCAGGTTTCAAACAGGGAAGTTACTGTAGTAGGTTCTCCCGGTTTTGCCGGCGAAAGCGTAGTGGGCAGTGATGCTTATGCAGGCGCTGAAGGTTCTTATCTTACACTTCCTTCTGAAGGTTTATTAAGTGACGAGTTTAGTGCAACTTTCTGGTATAATGTAAATGCCAGCCCGGACAGAGCAGGTATTATTGTTATTGGCCCGGAAGATGCTGACAATGCAGGATTTCCCGGGACACAAAATGACAGAACTTCCGGATTAAGATTTTTCAGGGAAAATGGTGCTGCGGGTACCCAGAGGTTCAAATTGAACGTAGGGAATGGATCTGCTGATACCTGGGTTGATGGTGGTGAAGCGGCAGATGTTGCTAACGATGCAGGATGGGTGCATTTAGCATTCACCATTTCGTCCAATACTGCCACTGTTTATATAAATGGTGAGCCTGTAAGGGAATCAACTTTCTCCGGTATAGACTGGACCGGGACAGATATTGTATCTATAATGTCTGGTGCGCCAAGATTTACAGAGTGGGGCCATTTGTCTGACCAGAGTTATATGGATGACCTGCGTTTCTATAACAAAGCACTTACACAGGAAGAGATCCAGGAAAATATGGATTCTGAATAA
- a CDS encoding glucoamylase family protein → MRPAAIIIILLIFSPVLRAQEPEYHQVFFDNSLMNDSWFYSTVSYKEPSFILNVEGRLPVENTISFTPGNSLELNYSSHEKGDWEAILKFPQWRGKDFLKAGDHLSLWIYVTGKTQQEHLPQLSIILEDEKDREYIALGDHLNSFKINTWLHVKIPLYHFKISGETQPLKIDSRKILQVLLKQPAQGEGDHKIFIDQVEIYNEEDSQTSLNRPEINSVKAYERHVDLTWENVDPELVRYVKIYRSSNNKDFLPVGIQSPMEYSRFVDYTGVPGKAYQYKISFLANDYSESSLSAPMSATTREMNDEELLEMVQEAAFRYYWEGGEPNSGLARENIPGRKDMIATGASGFGLMALVVGAERNFISREDFVSRIGKIVSFIENGDTFHGALAHFMDGPSGKVEPFFGKYDDGADLVETSFFMQGLLTVEQYLSETDPRENELRKRISQIWEKVEWDWFRQHEDSPFLYWHWSPEHEWHINHKLIGWNETLITYFLAIASPTHPVSPEMYYSGWASQDTIAQNYRSNWGRTFEGSMFTNQETYYGISLEVGVGNGGPLFFTHYSFLGLDPRKMEDEYTNYFENNSNISLINYRYCCENPGNYEGYGPGSWGLTASDGPWGYKAREPKEDMDDGTIAPTGAISSFPYTPQESMAALKHFYREYGSFLWGEYGFRDAFNLSQDWTANIFMGLNQAPMVVMIENHRSGLLWDLFMKNGDVQQAIDNLKKIRKKE, encoded by the coding sequence ATGAGACCAGCTGCTATTATAATAATTTTGCTTATTTTCTCTCCTGTACTCAGGGCGCAGGAGCCTGAGTACCATCAGGTGTTTTTTGACAACAGTTTGATGAATGACAGCTGGTTCTATAGCACAGTTTCATATAAAGAGCCGTCTTTTATATTAAATGTTGAGGGCAGGCTCCCGGTAGAGAATACTATCTCCTTTACCCCGGGTAACAGCCTGGAATTAAACTATTCTTCTCACGAAAAAGGTGATTGGGAAGCAATACTGAAATTTCCCCAATGGAGGGGAAAGGATTTTCTAAAAGCCGGGGATCATCTTAGTCTCTGGATCTATGTTACCGGAAAGACACAGCAGGAACATTTGCCGCAATTGTCTATTATACTTGAGGATGAAAAGGATCGGGAATATATCGCCCTTGGAGATCATTTAAACTCGTTTAAAATTAATACGTGGTTACATGTTAAGATTCCCCTGTATCACTTTAAAATATCCGGTGAAACACAACCCTTAAAAATAGATTCCCGTAAAATTCTTCAGGTCTTGTTAAAACAACCTGCACAAGGGGAAGGCGATCACAAAATCTTTATTGATCAGGTGGAAATTTATAATGAGGAAGATTCTCAAACGAGTCTTAACAGGCCGGAAATTAATAGTGTAAAAGCTTATGAAAGGCACGTAGATCTAACCTGGGAAAATGTAGATCCCGAATTGGTGAGATACGTAAAAATATACCGATCCAGTAATAACAAGGATTTTCTTCCGGTTGGTATCCAAAGTCCAATGGAATATTCAAGGTTTGTTGATTATACCGGTGTTCCGGGTAAAGCCTACCAGTATAAAATAAGTTTTCTTGCAAATGATTATTCTGAATCTTCTTTGTCTGCCCCAATGAGTGCAACAACAAGGGAGATGAATGACGAGGAATTATTGGAAATGGTGCAGGAGGCAGCTTTCAGGTATTACTGGGAGGGGGGCGAGCCAAACAGTGGGCTTGCCAGGGAAAATATCCCCGGAAGAAAAGATATGATCGCTACCGGAGCATCCGGTTTTGGATTAATGGCTCTGGTTGTGGGAGCAGAAAGGAATTTTATTAGCAGAGAAGACTTTGTGTCCCGCATAGGAAAAATTGTTTCTTTTATTGAAAATGGTGACACATTCCACGGGGCATTAGCTCATTTTATGGATGGCCCTTCAGGTAAGGTAGAACCCTTCTTTGGTAAGTATGATGACGGAGCAGATTTGGTGGAGACCTCATTTTTTATGCAGGGATTATTGACGGTGGAGCAATATCTTTCAGAAACAGATCCCCGGGAAAATGAATTGCGAAAAAGAATATCTCAAATATGGGAAAAGGTCGAATGGGACTGGTTCAGGCAACATGAAGATAGCCCTTTTCTATACTGGCACTGGTCTCCTGAGCATGAGTGGCATATTAATCACAAGCTCATAGGGTGGAATGAAACCCTTATCACATATTTCCTGGCAATTGCGTCCCCCACACATCCTGTTTCTCCTGAAATGTATTATTCCGGATGGGCAAGCCAGGATACAATTGCACAAAATTATAGATCCAATTGGGGCAGGACCTTTGAAGGTTCAATGTTCACAAATCAGGAGACTTATTATGGTATTTCCCTGGAAGTTGGAGTGGGGAATGGAGGGCCATTATTTTTTACACATTACTCTTTCCTCGGGCTTGATCCCCGAAAAATGGAAGATGAATACACTAACTATTTCGAGAATAACAGTAATATCAGCCTTATTAATTATCGTTATTGCTGTGAGAATCCTGGGAATTATGAGGGATACGGGCCAGGCAGCTGGGGATTAACAGCAAGTGACGGCCCCTGGGGCTACAAAGCCAGGGAACCCAAAGAAGATATGGATGATGGAACAATAGCTCCCACCGGGGCAATCTCCTCTTTTCCCTATACACCTCAAGAATCCATGGCGGCATTAAAACATTTTTATAGAGAATATGGTTCTTTTCTTTGGGGGGAATATGGATTTCGAGATGCTTTTAACCTGTCGCAGGACTGGACCGCGAATATCTTCATGGGCCTCAACCAGGCGCCTATGGTAGTTATGATAGAAAATCATCGCAGTGGCCTTTTATGGGATTTATTTATGAAGAACGGGGACGTACAGCAGGCGATTGATAATTTGAAGAAAATCAGGAAAAAAGAATAA